The Patescibacteria group bacterium genomic interval TGGCACCTCGGCAATTACCTTTTCTATTACGGGGACCATTACTATGTTAGCGGGAACCGGTTTTAATATTTCTGCGCCGGTAAGTATCACCGGTCCGGGAGAGGCTAATTTGACTATTAATGGTAACGGAGATGCTGGTATTTCACCTTTATATTTTGATTCTGGTTCCGGCGGTTCTTCGGCTACGGCTTTAACACTAGCCGGTTGCGGTTTAGCCGGATCGCCCGGTACTAGACAGTGCATCAAACTTCCTTCCACCGACGATGGTTATTCTTTTACTCAGATGACATTTACTAATGGGTCTATTCGTTGCGGCCAGAATGGCAATGATGATATTACTATTACCAATAACACTTTTACCGGCGTGGACGGAATTATTAATTTTGCTGATAATGCGGTTGTTAACGATAATATTAATATTTCCGATAATACTTTTACTATTAATGATCCAGCTAATGAAGAACAGGTGATGAAAATCAACGGCAGTAATGTTACGGTTCACGGTAACACTATAGATTGTACTAGTTCGGGTATAGGGGCGGGCATATTTATTCATGGCGCTTCCGGCTATACGGTAACTGATAATGAGCTTACCGAATGTGGTCTTACCGCAGATGCCGGTGGTAATGGTTCCATATATATTTCCCCAGGAGATGACGCGTCTCCGATGGTTATTACCGGCAATACTATTACGGGCGGAGAAGGTCATGGTATCTGGGTCAATACGACGAGCGACAACTCTTATACCGGGTTTGATGTTTCTGATAATATTATTTCTAACACCGGAAGTTACGGCATAATATTTGGAGTCAACGGCGCCGGCTACACTAGTCTTTCAGGAGTTATCGATGGTAATGTAATAACCAATGCTGGAGCTAGCGTTCCTGATAATGAGGAAATGGGTATAGGCGTGTTTAATTTGGATTCAGATTCTGATTTAACCGTTTCCAATAATGATATTAGTGGTAGTGGGGCGTATGGGCTGTTGCTGTATAATGTCGATGACACAGTAGTTGTCACTGGCAATACTTCCAGTTCTAATGATGCCGGCATTTTTTTTCTTAACTGTTCCGGTGAAGTTAGTATATCTAATAATACTTTTGAGTCTAATGAGTTTGCTGGAGTAACGTTTGATGAAAATACCACTATCACCGGCGGGACTATTGCCGGTAATACTTTTAATTCAAATCCAACAGGTATTGCTCTAGGTACCGCTATTAGCAACGTAACCATCGGCGGATCTGGTGCTGCTAAAAATATATTTGATAATAACGAAATCGCTATTAATATTGATTCGCTTGGTGTTTCCGCCATTACTATTCAGGGTAATGAGATTACTGATTCTACTGATTCCGGGATAGTTACTACTAGTGGGTGCGGAGCCGATATTTCCATCATTAATAATATCATCAGTGGTTCTGCTCTTTATGGTGTCAATCTTAATGGTTGCGAAGAGGCGGTTACTTTCTCCGGCAATACTATTTCCAATAATGGTTCAACGACTTCCAGCGGTTTTATGGCCGCAGTCTCTCCTGGTCCCACCTATGATGGTGATGTATATAGTGGAGTATATTTTTATGCTGGTGGGGGTGGAGGAGAATTAATTGAGCTGAGTGGTAGTACGGCTTTGGGCGATACGGCTGATGGTGTCCATAATTTTAATCTTTCTCTAATAGATATAGACGCTGCTTTTTATGCTTTTTTTGTCCGCGATGACGCTTTTGCTTCTTCCGGCGCCTTTGAAACAGAGTGTAATACTTGGGGAGTAGGCACTTGTACAGCGGTTACCTGGCAGGATGATATTTTCGTCGCCCATGGCGCCACCTCGTCATATACTTTGAATCTAACCGGTCCTGGCATAGTCTTTAGTGTTGATCCTACGCTTACCTACGCCACTGGAATTTATTTGTATTATGGTTATTATCTTTCTGTCGCCGCTCATACTATCACCAACGACACCTTTTCCGGCAACGGCAATGGCATTTATTTTGGTATCGGTCCAGAGACCGGTGCTAGTTGCACTGTTACCGATTCGGTAATCTCTTCTTTGAATAGTGATTTTGTTACTGATTTTGGCGATTCCAGTTTTAGTGTTATTAATACTACTTATACCACTTATACCTCCACCCATAACGTTACCATCAATCACCAAGTTCGCGTTCATGTGATTGATGTCGATGGTGACGCGGTAGCGGCAACTGTCACTGCTACTAATGCCGGTGGTACTGCCAGCAGTATGGGTACTACCGATGCCTCGGGTCTTACCAGTTACGTTACGCTAAGTCACGATCTTGTTGAAGGTGAAGATTTGGATAGCCCTTTTATTTTCTCCGCCGCTCTCAGTGGTAAGACCGGTACTACTACTGCTACATATTTAAACACTAAGAATCAGCAGGTTGAGCTAACCATCGCTTCTAGCGGACCAGCCCCAGTGACTTCGTCGGCTTGTTCCAATGGCACCGACGATGATGGTGATGGGTATACTGACTATCTTGATGATCCTGGTTGTGCTTCAGCTAGTGATAACAACGAGGCCAATGATCCGGCCTGCTCTGATCGTGTCGACAACGACGGTGACGGCAAAATTGACGCCTTAGATTTTGGTTGTTTGGACAGTAACGGCGTTTATGACAAGTATGACAACGATGAAACCAATTCTCTTACTTTACCTGAATGCTCTGACAGCTTGGATAATGATAATGATGGTTATGTGGACTTTCCTGTTGATCCTGGCTGCGCTAATGCGGTTGATCCTTCTGAAAATCCCAACCCGGCTTGCTCCGACGGTTTAGATAACGATAAAGATGGTTTGATCGATTACCCGGCAGATATGGGCTGTACCTCTATTTTTGATATTGACGAAACCACGCCAGTTATTTCCGCCTGTTCTGATGGTATTGATAATGATAAAGATGGCAAGATTGATATGGCTGACCCGGGTTGTTCTTCTATCTTTGATACTAACGAAAGCGATACGATAAAAGCCGCTTGCGCTGATGGTTTGGATAATGATAGTGACGGCAAGATAGATTATCCGGCGGATGACGGTTGTTTTGCTGCTTTTGATGAAAGTGAAATTGGCGCGTCGCTTGCCGCTTGTTCCGACGGTCTGGATAATGACGAAGATGGACTGATTGATTGGCCGGAAGACCCTGGTTGTTTGTCCGTTTTTGATAGTGATGAAAATAACGTTACGATCAAAGCTCAATGCGCTGACGGTTTGGATAACGATGCTGATGGCGGTTGTGACCACGGCGGTTGTACTATCGTCGGTGTGAAACTTCCCGCCGATTTGTCTTGTTCTTCACCTGCGGATAATGACGAGTTTTTGCCCTTATCCCAGTGCCAAGACGGTCGAGACAATGATGGAGACAACACTTATGATTATCAATCCGCTAATCCCGATTCTGGCTGTAGTTCGACTCAAGACGATAGCGAGGTGGCCGAAGTTTCTGTTTGTGGTAACTCCATTAGGGAAGCGGGCGAGACTTGCGATGACGGTAATTTAACAAACGGCGACGGATGTTCTTCTGCTTGCATTATCGAAGATTCGACCGAATTTTGTTTCTACGAAGATTTTAATTCCAGTCCGTTAAGCACCAGTAAGTGGCGTAGCGCCGGTCGTTTTACCAGTCTTAATTACACAACCACTAATGGTAAATATGTTTTTGATTTGCAAGGAGTCGGTGATTCACTTTATTACGAACAATTATTAAGTCTATATAATCAGACCAAAGACTATTCTTACAAAACGGCGGCCAATACCTATATGGCGCAGAACAACAAATATCTTGGTCTGATACCTCTGTCCGGCGGTAAACGCTTAGCGGTTTTGGATGATTTTAAAGTTGAAATAAATTTTTCCAACTTTAACCAAGAGGGTAACCCATATTATGCCGCTTGGCGGGCATTAATCGTGCTATGTCAGGACGACAATACGTCGTTGCGAATGGAGTTACTGAGAAAGAGCGACCGCACTCAAGCCACTTTTAATGGTTATGCCCCTCCCGGCATACCCACTTACTCTGATTTCAGTTTAAACTCATCCAGCGGTCAGTTTGCTATTGAGCGGCAGAATAACAGTTTATCGTTTTATGTCGACGGTTTGAAATTTCACCAAATGAACCTTGTCTATTTACCGCGGGTTTGTTACACATATTTTGATTCGGACGTGCAGTTCACCGGTAACAGATTACAAGTATCGGTTGATGAGTTTAAAATTAATAAAGGTTGCTATTTGTCGATTTGCGGTGACGGCATCGTTGATAAAGTGACCGGCGAAACTTGCGATGACGGCAATCTGGTAGACGGTGACGGTTGTTCTTCTGCTTGTACTATCGAAGAAAGAAAAGCTTCGGTCTGCGGCAACGGCGTCAAAGAGTCGGGTGAAGAGTGTGATGACGGCACTATTAACGGACAAGAAGGAAGATGTAATACTTCTTGTTCGGGAACAGTTGTTTCAACGGAAGAACCAATAGTTGAGGAACCAATAATTGAAGAACCAAAACAAGAAGAACCGGAAACGGAAGAACCGTTGATTACTGAAGGTAAACAAGAATCCACTGTTACTCAAACGGTTTCTGAAGTTACTTCGGCTATCTCTGGTTTTGTCGGTGAAGTCAGCGTTAAAGGTCAGGAGATAGTCAGCTCTATTGCCGGATTTTTATCTTCCGAACAAGCAAGGCCGATGACTGAGGAATATCAGGTTATGGAATCTATTCCAGTCTTGCGTCAAATCGCCGAAACCAATGCCTATCAAACAATCAGTAAAACTGTTTTAGACAACAAAGCAGTGGAACGAGCCAATGTTTCTATTGCTACTCCCGCGGTTATCGCTATTACTGCAGCCAACGCTTTGGCGGCGCTACCCAGTTTGTCGTTGATTCCCAACTTGGCCTTAATCTTCACTGAACCATTTCGCTTGTTGTTTTTCCGTAAGCGTAAATATGGTGTTATTTATAACAGTTTAAGCAAAAAACCGATTGATTTAGCTATTGTTCGTCTTTATGATAACGTCACTAATAAATTAGTAGCTACCGCTGTTACCGATTCCCATGGTCGTTATTCTTTTTTGGCTGATCCGGGGGAATACTATATTAAAGTTCAGTCTCCTAACTATGTTTTTCCGTCATCCACTCTTGGTCAAAAAATAAAAGATCACGACTACGCCGATCTTTACTACGGCGCTCCGGTTCGTACCACTGATCAAAGCTCATCTTTGACTCTAAACATCCCTCTAGACCCTAACATCCCGACCAAAACAGATAAAGAAGTATTAAGAGCTGATATGATTAAGAAGTTCAAAGCTTTTATCGCCCATTTTGGTCTTATTCTTTCCTTTGGTTCCTTGATTATTTCTCCCAACAAATTAGTGTTATTGGTAGTTGTCTTCCATATTCTTCTTTTTATCTTCTTCCGTCGTATCGCCACCACTCACAAGCCTAAATCTTACGGCGTTATTTTTGATCAAGATACAAAGAAGGCCATTAATAAAACCATCTTGCGTATTTTTGATAACCAATACAACAAACTACTGGCTACCGCTGTTGCCAACTCCAAAGGTCAATATAACTTTTTGGTCGGTCCTAATGTTTATTACCTGACTGCCAATCATCCCTCCTACCAACCATTTAAATCCGATGTCTTGGATTTTGGTAATGCCAAGGAAGCAGTGGTGGACAAGGATATTAGGATGAAAAAGAAATAGAAAAAATAAAATAGCTAAAAATAGACAAAAAATCCATTAGTTAATGGATTTTTTGTTAATGGAAGCTAACCTTGTTTATTTATTAACATTTTGTTTAAAATTGGCTATTGACACACTTGTCGGATTGCTTTATACTAGCGCTACCAATTGCCGTTAGGGATTAGTGGAGCAAATTTCTGCCGCAAAGCATGAATAATCTACGCTAGTCTTTAAAAAGCAAAGAAGGAGATAAATAGCTAAATTAAGCAAAAATATCTGCCATTCTACATAAGGCTAGAAACCCTTACTGGTATTATTGGTTATTATTAAAGGTTTCTAGCTTTTTTCTTTACCACAAATTATGAAGATTATTTTGGGGAAAAAACTACAAATGACTCAGAAATTTGCTGCCGACGGCACAGTGACTCCTGTGACCGCTGTTTTAGCCGGTCCGTGTTTTATTACTCAGGTAAAAGCAGACGATAAGGATGGATATAAAGCAGTACAAATTGGTTTTGGTGAAAAGAACAAAATTAGCAAGCCTCTTGCCGGTCATTTAAAAAATCTTGGAAAATTTGCATATTTAAAGGAATTCAGACTAAAAGATAAAGACGAATTGGGCGAGATGAAACGTGGTGACAAAATTACTACCGCTGATTTTGCCATTGGACAAATAGTCGAGATTGCCGGTACTTCCAAGGGTCGTGGTTTTCAGGGTGTTGTCAAAAGACATCATTTTCATGGTCATCCGGCCTCTCATGGACACAAGGATCAACTTCGTACTTCCGGCTCCATTGGCGCTGGCGGCATCCAGCATGTTATGAAAGGTATGCGCATGGGCGGTCATATGGGTGTTGACAGAGTTACTATTAAAAACTTGGAGATTATTGACATTGATAAGGAAAAAAACATTATTTTTATCAAAGGCGCTGTTCCTGGCGCTCGTAATGGTTTGGTCGAGGTTCGAGTAACTAAGGAAGTAGAAGCAAAAAAAGTAAAGTAATATGAAAGCAACGATTTATAATTTAAAAGGGGAAAAGGTTCAAGAGATTGATTTGAATTCTTATATTTTTGATATTAAGCCAAAAACGGAAGTGGTCCATCAGGTGGTTATTGCTCAGGAAAATAACGCTAGAAAAAATCTTGCTCATACTAAAACCAAAGGCGAGGTTCGCGGCGGCGGCAAAAAACCTTGGAAGCAAAAAGGTACCGGTCGCGCTCGTGCCGGTTCGTCTCGTTCGCCATTGTGGCGCGGCGGCGGCGTAACTTTTGGTCCCCGTAAAGAAAGGGATTATTCAGTTAAAGTAAACAAAAAAATGAAAAATTTGGCTTTACGCATGGTTTTATCCGACAAGGCAAAAGAAAATGATTTGATTGTCGTTGACAGACTTGAACTAGCTGATATTAAGACTAAAAAATTTGTGGAAGTTTTGCGTAAACTGCCGGTCAAGGACGCTAAAACCGTGGTGGCTCTCGGTCCTCAGGATTCGAAATTGGTTCGAGTGGCAAAAAATCTGCCAAAAGTTTTGGCGATTGGAGCCGGTAGTTTGAATATAGTCGATTTACTAAAATATAAATATCTGGTTGTTTCTCAAAACGGACTAGATCAGATAGAAAAAGTTTACGGTAAGAAATAAATATGGGTTTATTAAACAAATTAAAAAAGACTGAAACGAAGAAGGAAGAAAAAAGGACAGAAGAGGTGAAAAAAGAAACCCCTATTGTTAAGGTTGAAGACAAAAAGTCTGAAGATAAAAAGGAAAAAACTGTTACTAGATACAGCAAAGATGATACCGGCAGCGCTTATAAAGTTTTACTTCGTCCGGTATTGACTGAAAAGGTTACTGATATGGGATCGTTAAACAAATATGTTTTTGAAGTATCTATCGATGCTACTAAAAATGAAGTCAAAAAAGCCGTACACGCGCTTTATGGTGTTGATCCGGTCAAAGTAAATATTATTAAATTAAAAGGAAAATGGAGCCGTTATGGTAGCAACTTTGGTCAGCAAAAGAATTGGAAAAAAGCGGTTGTTACGTTAAAGGAAGGCGAAAATATCCAAATATACGAAGGAGTTTAATATAAAATATGGAAATTAAGCTTTACAAACCAACTACCCCGGCTCGCCGCAGAACTTCTGTGGACGACTTTTCTGATATTACTTCCAAAAGAAGTTTAAAAAACAGAATTCAGATTAAAAAAAGCCAAGGTGGTCGCAATAATACCGGGAAGATAACTGTTCGTCATCGTGGCGGCGGCGCCAAAAATTTTTATCGTCAGGTTGATTTCAAACAAGATAAATTTGATATTCAGGCAAAGCTTATTGCTGTCGAGTATGACCCAAATCGTTCGGTTCGGATTGGCGTTCTGGCTTATGCCGACGGAGAAAAAAGATATATTTTGCTTCCAGAGGGAGTCAAAGTTGGTCAGGTGGTAACATCTTCAAAAAAGGCAATTAAACCGGAAATCGGCAATCGTATGCCTTTGGAATTCATTCCGGTTGGTATGTTTGTTCATAATGTCGAGCTTACTCCTGGTAAAGGCGGTGAAATAGTTCGTAGCGCCGGTACTTCCGCTCAGTTCATGGCTTTGGAAGAAGGTGGTTTAGCGCAGTTACGGCTTCCCTCGGGAGAAATCAGGGCAGTAACCAAAGAATGTTTAGCTACTATTGGTCAGCTGAGTGGTCAGCAGCATCGTCATATACGTATTGGTAAGGCAGGTAGACGTCGTCATATGGGATTTCGTCCGTCAGTACGTGGTAAGGCAATGAATCCAGTTGATCATCCTCATGGTGGTGGAGAAGGTCATAATCCGATTGGTCTTAAACATCCGAAAACTCCTTGGGGTAAACCAGCCAGAGGCGTTAAGACACGTAAACATGGTAAGTATTCAGATAAATTAATTATCCAAAGAAGAAAAAAGAGAAAATAATTTATGTCACGACGTTCACTAAAAAAAGGAATTTTTACCGATCCTAGATTGTTAAAAAAAGTTAGTAATCTTCGGATTGGCGATAAGACGGTAATCAAAACTTGGTTCCGCTCTTCAGTTATTTCTCCGGAAATGATCGGTTTTGTTTTTGGTGTGCATAATGGCAAAAATTTTATCGAAGTGGTTGTAACTGAAAATATGGTCGGACATCGTCTAGGGGAGTTTGCTCCTACACGTAAATTTGTGGTTCATGGCGGTAAGATGGCAAAAGATTTGGCTAAGGCTGCCGCGGTCAAAGATGCGACCGTAAAAAAAGCTGCCACAGAAGCGGTTTCTAAAAAATAGAGTTTGTTTAATCTAATACTATGCGTCTAGAAGTAAAAGCCAGATATATAAAAAAAGCACCGCGAAAAGTTCGTCTGATTTGTGATTTAGTTCGCGGTAAAGATGTCAATCAGGCGTTGGTACAGCTTACCTTTTTAAAAAAAGAAGCCGCGGTTCCGGTTAAAAAGTTAGTCGAATCCGCTATTGCTAATGCGGTAAACAATTTCAATTTAGATAAAGATAATTTGTATATAGCCAGTATCTTTGTTGATGGTGGTCCTGTACTAAAACGTTGGATGCCACGAGCTCATGGTCGCGCTACCGAGCTTAAAAAGAAAATGTCTCACATTGTTTTGGTTTTAGCTGAAAGAGTGCCGAGTAAGACCAATGATGGAAAAAAGGTTAAAAAGAGTAAAGAAAAGATCGAAATTGTTAATAATAAGCCAAAGGACGAGACAGTGATTTCCAAAACCGACGGTAAAGTTAACGCGAAAAAATCAGAAGAAGAAGTAAGCGAAGAGATTTTTGATCCACGGATGAAGGGTAAGCATCGCCACAACCAAAATCAGGATAAAAAACAAATGAAAGAAGCAGGTAATAAGAGTTTTATTAAAAAAGTATTTAACCGCAAGTCGGGTTCATAAATAAATTTTTATGGGACAGAAGGTAAATCCAAAAGTATTTCGCATCGGTACTACCACCAACTGGAATTCACGTTGGTTTGCGAATAAGAAAAATTTTGCTGCACAGTTGCGGGAAGATATTAAAATTAGAAAATTTTTCGAAAAAGAGTTACGTATGGCTGCTGTTGATAGTATTGTTATTGAACGCACTGCCAAGACCTTGAACATCAATATCGCCACCGCTAAACCGGGTGTTATTATCGGTCGTGGCGGTCAGGGTGTTGAAGATTTGAAGAAAAAAATAAAAGATTTGTTTTTTGGTAATCAAAAAGTTTCAATCAATATTAACATAAAAGAAGTCGACAAGCCGGCGCTTTCCGCCAGAATTGTAATGATGGACATTATTTTTGATTTAGAAAAGCGTATTCCTTTTCGTCGAGCGGTAAAAGGCGCGATGAATCGTGTCGAGCGCGCTGGCGCCAAGGGTATTAAGGTTATTGTCAGCGGTCGTCTCAACGGAGCCGAAATCGCCCGTCGAGAAACATTTAACTGGGGATCTGTTCCTTTGCATACATTGCGTGCTAATATTGACTACTCCCGCGCTGCAGCTAGGACTATTTATGGGGCGATCGGGGTAAAGGTTTGGATCTATAAAGGTAACGTTATTGAGCAAGGTAATAAAAAATAAGATATGTTAGCGCCAAGAAAAGTAAAACATAGAAAATGGTTTCGAGGGGATACTAAAGGTAAAAAAGCTACTTCCGGTACTACTTTAAGTTTTGGTAAGTGGGGATTAAAATCTTTAGAAGCAAAATGGGTAACTGCCCGTCAGATTGAGGCTGCCCGTCGCGCCATGAGTCGTTATCTTAAGCGTGGTGGTAAAATTTGGATTCGCGTTTTTCCCGATAAACCGGTAACTACTAAAAATGCCGAGGTTCCGATGGGTGGCGGTAAGGGTCCGGTTGATCATTATGTTGTTGTGGTCAAAGCCGGTACTATCATGTTCGAAATCGACGGTATTCCCGCCGATCAGGCACGGGAGGCTTTACGTCTAGCCGGCAATAAAATGCCCGTAACCACTAAAATAGTTTCCAGATAATATTTAAATATGGAATTCAAAGAATTAAAACTTAAAGCCGAAGCCGAATTGCAAAAGCTTTTAAAGTCGCAAAGAGAAAAAATGCGAGACTTGCGTTTTAAAATAGCCAATAAACAGCAAAAGAACGTTCGCGAGATTCGTGTTATTAAAAAAGAAATTGCCCAAATTTTGACTATTATTAATGGGCGTAAGACCGGTAAGATAGCTAAAGTAGCAGCTATTATCGAAGGAAAGAAATAATCAGTAAATATTTTTTAATATGACAGAGGCTAAGAAAAAAATAGAGACCAAAAAAACCAAGCTTTTCCGAAAGTTTGTCGGCAAGGTGATTGCTGGAAAGATGGATAAAACCATAGTTGTTTTGGTTGAAAGAACAAAAATTCATCCTTTATATAAAAAAAGGTTTAAAACTAGCCGTAAGTATAAAGTTCACGATGAAAAGAATCAGTACAAAGTTGGTGATATTATCGAGTTTGTCGAATGCCGACCTATTAGTAAAGATAAAAGGTGGAGAGCGCTAAAAAATATTTCCGCTAAATAATCAGGTATATATGATCCAATTACGAACAATGTTAAAATCGGCTGATAACAGCGGTGCCAAAAAGCTCCAATGTATTCATGTCAAAGGCGAATCGTACAAACGATATGCCCGGATTGGTGATATTGTAAAAGTTACCATCAAGGAAGCAGTGCCGCACAGTGGCGTCAAAAAAGGCGAGGTTCATGACGCCGTGGTTGTTCGTACCCACAAGGAATATCGTAGAGCGGATGGTAGTTACATTCGTTTTGATGACAACGCTGTTGTTTTGGTAAACGTCAAAGATAAAGAGCCAAAAGCTACTCGTATTTTCGGACCAATACCGCGCGAGCTTCGCAATTTGGGCTATGCCAAGATTATTTCTTTAGCACCTGAGGTTTTGTAAAATTATCAATATGAAGATAAAAAAAGGCGACAAAGTAGAGATTATTACGGGTAAGGACAAGGGCAAATCCGGCAAGATTATGCAGGTTTTTTCCAATGAAAACAAAGTGGTTGTTGAGGGACTTAATTTGCTTGTCAAAAACACTAGACCTCGTCGTCAGGGTGAAAAGGGTCAGCAGGTTCGTTTTCCTGCGCCGATCAATCTTTCTAATGTAATGCTCGTTTGTCCCAAATGCGGTAAAAAAACTCGAGTTGGTTTTCGTCTGGCTGAAAAAAAAGAAAATAATAAAAGCGCCGTTGCTTTGCGCGGCAAAAAGTTTCGTGAATGTAAAAAGTGTAAACAAGTAATAGAGTAATATGAGATTACAGGAAAAATACAATAAAGAGATTAAAGCGGCTTTAAAAGAAAAGTTTGGTAAAGATAATGTCATGTCTGTCCCGAAAGTTACCAAAATAGTTTTGAACATCGGTGCTAGTAAAGCTTTGCAAGATCCTAAATATTTAGAGATAATGGAAAGCACATTAGCTCGTATTTCCGGACAAAAGCCGATCAAAACTAGAGCTAAAAAGTCTATTGCTGCTTTTAAAATCCGTCAGGGGATGGTCGTTGGTTTTAAGGTTACATTGCGCGGGATAAGAATGTGGGACTTTTTAGAGAAGTTAATCAATGTTACTATGCCTCGTTCTCGCGACTTTCGTGGTTTGGATGAAAAAGGCTTTGATGGTAAGGGCAATTATTCACTCGGTTTTAAAGAATATATCGCTTTTCCGGAAATTCGTTCCGATGAGGTGGAGAAGCAGCATGGTTTAGAAGTAACTATTATAACTACGGCAAAAAACGACGAAGAAGGCTTCGCACTGCTTAGCGCATTAGGAGTGCCGTTTAAAAAGAAAGAAAAATAATACATAT includes:
- the rplP gene encoding 50S ribosomal protein L16: MLAPRKVKHRKWFRGDTKGKKATSGTTLSFGKWGLKSLEAKWVTARQIEAARRAMSRYLKRGGKIWIRVFPDKPVTTKNAEVPMGGGKGPVDHYVVVVKAGTIMFEIDGIPADQAREALRLAGNKMPVTTKIVSR
- the rpsQ gene encoding 30S ribosomal protein S17 — translated: MTEAKKKIETKKTKLFRKFVGKVIAGKMDKTIVVLVERTKIHPLYKKRFKTSRKYKVHDEKNQYKVGDIIEFVECRPISKDKRWRALKNISAK
- the rplX gene encoding 50S ribosomal protein L24; this encodes MKIKKGDKVEIITGKDKGKSGKIMQVFSNENKVVVEGLNLLVKNTRPRRQGEKGQQVRFPAPINLSNVMLVCPKCGKKTRVGFRLAEKKENNKSAVALRGKKFRECKKCKQVIE
- the rplE gene encoding 50S ribosomal protein L5 produces the protein MRLQEKYNKEIKAALKEKFGKDNVMSVPKVTKIVLNIGASKALQDPKYLEIMESTLARISGQKPIKTRAKKSIAAFKIRQGMVVGFKVTLRGIRMWDFLEKLINVTMPRSRDFRGLDEKGFDGKGNYSLGFKEYIAFPEIRSDEVEKQHGLEVTIITTAKNDEEGFALLSALGVPFKKKEK
- the rplN gene encoding 50S ribosomal protein L14 — its product is MIQLRTMLKSADNSGAKKLQCIHVKGESYKRYARIGDIVKVTIKEAVPHSGVKKGEVHDAVVVRTHKEYRRADGSYIRFDDNAVVLVNVKDKEPKATRIFGPIPRELRNLGYAKIISLAPEVL
- the rpsC gene encoding 30S ribosomal protein S3, producing MGQKVNPKVFRIGTTTNWNSRWFANKKNFAAQLREDIKIRKFFEKELRMAAVDSIVIERTAKTLNINIATAKPGVIIGRGGQGVEDLKKKIKDLFFGNQKVSININIKEVDKPALSARIVMMDIIFDLEKRIPFRRAVKGAMNRVERAGAKGIKVIVSGRLNGAEIARRETFNWGSVPLHTLRANIDYSRAAARTIYGAIGVKVWIYKGNVIEQGNKK
- the rpmC gene encoding 50S ribosomal protein L29, with protein sequence MEFKELKLKAEAELQKLLKSQREKMRDLRFKIANKQQKNVREIRVIKKEIAQILTIINGRKTGKIAKVAAIIEGKK